The following proteins are co-located in the Pseudomonas cavernae genome:
- a CDS encoding aminotransferase produces the protein MQAFDPTLFASFDDAALVAADKAHYMHGYHVFDEHRANGSLNIAAGEGAYIYDTAGNRYLDAVGGMWCTNVGLGREEMVQAIAEQTRQLAYSNPFCDMANPRAIELSKKLAELAPGDLDHVFLTTGGSTAVDTAIRLVHYYQNCRGKRDKKQILTRFNAYHGSTYLGMSLGGKQADRPAEFDFLQDGIHHLSCPYYYRAPAGLSEADFLDALVREFEQKILELGADKVGAFISEPVFGSGGVIVPPEGYHRRMWEICQRHDVLYIADEVVTSFGRLGHFFASEAVFGVQPDIITTAKGLTSGYQPLGACIFSERIWAVIAEPEQGRCFTHGFTYSGHPVACAAALKNIEIIEREGLLAHADEVGRYLEERLQSLRDLPIVGDVRGRRFMACVEFVADQTSKALFPEALNIGEWVHLRAQKRGLLVRPMVHLNVMSPPLILTREQVDFMVEVLRESILETLEDLKLAGHW, from the coding sequence ATGCAAGCATTCGACCCCACCCTTTTCGCCAGCTTCGACGACGCCGCGCTGGTGGCCGCCGACAAGGCCCACTACATGCACGGCTACCATGTGTTCGATGAGCACCGGGCCAATGGCTCGTTGAACATCGCCGCGGGCGAGGGCGCCTATATCTACGACACCGCCGGCAATCGCTACCTGGATGCCGTGGGTGGCATGTGGTGCACCAACGTCGGCCTGGGCCGCGAGGAGATGGTCCAGGCCATCGCCGAGCAGACGCGCCAACTGGCCTATTCCAATCCGTTCTGCGACATGGCCAACCCGCGCGCCATCGAGCTGAGCAAGAAGCTCGCCGAACTGGCTCCGGGCGACCTCGATCACGTGTTCCTCACCACCGGCGGCTCGACCGCGGTGGATACCGCGATCCGTCTGGTGCACTACTACCAGAACTGTCGCGGCAAACGGGACAAGAAGCAGATCCTGACCCGTTTCAATGCCTATCACGGCTCGACCTACCTGGGCATGTCCCTGGGCGGCAAGCAGGCCGACCGGCCGGCGGAGTTCGATTTCCTCCAGGACGGCATCCATCACCTCAGCTGCCCCTACTACTACCGGGCGCCGGCGGGGCTCAGCGAGGCCGACTTCCTCGACGCCCTGGTCCGCGAGTTCGAGCAGAAGATTCTCGAGTTGGGCGCCGACAAGGTGGGGGCCTTCATCTCCGAGCCGGTATTCGGCTCCGGCGGGGTGATAGTGCCGCCGGAGGGCTACCACCGCCGCATGTGGGAAATCTGCCAGCGTCATGACGTGCTCTACATCGCCGACGAGGTGGTCACCTCGTTCGGCCGGCTCGGCCATTTCTTCGCCTCCGAGGCGGTGTTCGGCGTGCAACCGGACATCATCACCACCGCCAAGGGGCTGACCTCGGGCTACCAGCCGCTGGGCGCCTGCATCTTCTCCGAGCGGATCTGGGCGGTGATCGCCGAACCCGAGCAGGGCCGTTGCTTCACCCACGGCTTCACCTATTCGGGGCACCCGGTGGCCTGCGCCGCGGCGCTGAAGAACATCGAGATCATCGAGCGCGAGGGCCTCCTGGCGCATGCCGACGAGGTCGGTCGCTATTTAGAGGAGCGCCTGCAGAGCTTGCGCGATCTGCCCATAGTCGGCGACGTGCGGGGGCGCCGTTTCATGGCCTGCGTCGAGTTCGTCGCCGACCAGACCAGCAAGGCGCTGTTCCCCGAGGCGCTCAACATCGGCGAGTGGGTGCATCTGCGGGCGCAGAAGCGCGGCTTGCTGGTGCGGCCGATGGTGCACCTGAACGTGATGTCGCCGCCGCTGATCCTGACCCGCGAGCAGGTCGATTTCATGGTCGAGGTGCTGCGCGAGAGCATCCTGGAAACCCTGGAGGACCTGAAGCTGGCCGGGCACTGGTAA
- a CDS encoding APC family permease — protein sequence MDENKNKVLRFRDVTLYTVSAMLFMDQIALAASLGSTSLFWWAYVLILLFVPMAMMTSELGTTFPNNGGVYHWVRTAFGFKWGARVSWMYWVNNALWMPSVYILFAGMLSAFYFPELGLWAKISIGISLALLTAAFNAVALRIGKWLPNIGAILKLIAVLALGIGGIGYGLREGFANPFTLEAILPSSGHEIAALGIMVYGIMGTELACCSAGEMLNPKRDIPRAVLVSGVIIAVFNVFGTLGVLAAVPQDKTDVTQIFAGSLFNMYGHDGLGGLFANLIGCFVLFTLFTNMVTWSMGTNRAAVEAAKGGEFPALFGVVHPKYQTPIGSALLASLVSVALLVVYGLVADSADELFWTLLSIFAMIFMMPYVLMCLAFIKLRLTDDRPRPFRLPLGNRAACLWAAIVGLHVLAGIVLFVVTPGEPMDWGYAGKILIGVALALLVGEGVIRVGKQRKQRMQVAAGLV from the coding sequence GTGGACGAGAATAAAAACAAGGTCCTGCGGTTCCGCGATGTAACCCTGTACACGGTCTCCGCAATGCTGTTCATGGACCAGATTGCGCTGGCCGCTTCGCTCGGCTCCACCAGCCTGTTCTGGTGGGCCTATGTGCTGATCCTGCTGTTCGTGCCCATGGCCATGATGACGTCGGAACTGGGCACCACCTTCCCCAACAACGGCGGCGTCTACCATTGGGTACGCACCGCCTTCGGCTTCAAGTGGGGCGCGCGGGTGTCCTGGATGTACTGGGTCAACAACGCGCTGTGGATGCCCTCTGTTTATATCCTCTTCGCCGGCATGCTCAGTGCGTTCTATTTTCCCGAGCTCGGCCTGTGGGCGAAGATTTCCATCGGCATCAGCCTGGCCCTGCTCACGGCGGCCTTCAACGCGGTGGCGCTGCGCATCGGCAAATGGCTGCCGAACATAGGCGCGATCCTCAAGCTGATCGCCGTGCTCGCCCTGGGCATAGGCGGGATCGGCTACGGCCTGCGCGAGGGCTTCGCCAACCCCTTCACCCTGGAGGCCATCCTGCCGTCGTCCGGGCACGAGATCGCCGCCCTGGGGATCATGGTCTACGGCATCATGGGCACCGAACTGGCCTGCTGCAGCGCGGGGGAAATGCTCAACCCGAAGCGCGACATTCCCCGCGCCGTGCTGGTCTCGGGGGTGATCATCGCCGTCTTCAACGTCTTCGGAACCCTCGGCGTGCTGGCCGCAGTGCCGCAGGACAAGACCGACGTCACCCAGATCTTCGCCGGCTCGCTGTTCAACATGTACGGCCATGATGGCCTGGGCGGGTTGTTCGCCAACCTGATCGGCTGCTTCGTGCTGTTCACCCTGTTCACCAACATGGTCACCTGGAGCATGGGCACCAACCGCGCCGCTGTCGAAGCGGCCAAGGGCGGCGAGTTTCCGGCACTGTTCGGCGTGGTCCACCCGAAATACCAGACGCCGATCGGCTCGGCGCTGCTGGCCTCGCTGGTGAGCGTGGCGCTGCTGGTGGTCTACGGTCTGGTGGCGGACAGCGCCGATGAGCTGTTCTGGACCCTGCTGTCGATCTTCGCGATGATTTTCATGATGCCTTACGTGCTGATGTGCCTGGCCTTCATCAAGCTGCGCCTGACCGATGACCGGCCGCGGCCGTTCCGCCTACCGCTGGGCAATCGCGCGGCCTGCCTGTGGGCGGCGATAGTCGGCCTGCATGTGCTGGCGGGCATAGTGCTGTTCGTGGTCACCCCGGGCGAGCCGATGGACTGGGGCTATGCCGGCAAGATCCTGATCGGCGTGGCCCTGGCCCTGCTGGTCGGCGAAGGGGTGATTCGCGTCGGCAAACAACGCAAGCAACGCATGCAGGTGGCCGCGGGTCTGGTTTGA
- a CDS encoding helix-turn-helix domain-containing protein, which yields MQSISLDSLGRWHSVLARALAASHGPELPAALIDAIDSLVKVESVMISLERKGRAPTLLYERGIPAENRQQVIRRYFSRGYLLDPFCLAVEEGLAEGFYSLADIAPDDFFSSEYYKAYYLGAGSVEDCYFILDVGEQAKISICLYNGLSTTRFSAEQLAVLRALDPIVRELAHQYWGNSFGPSMAVEAAAPGTFNQQLPSAFLSFGQQVLTEREQEVCRLLLRGHSAKSSARVLEISPETVRMHRKNLYTKLEISSQAELFAQFIDWLTLCQTAATARVPESPRF from the coding sequence ATGCAAAGCATCTCCCTGGACTCCCTGGGGCGCTGGCACAGTGTACTGGCCAGAGCCCTGGCAGCCAGCCATGGTCCCGAATTGCCGGCCGCGCTGATCGATGCGATCGACAGCCTGGTAAAGGTCGAGTCGGTGATGATCAGCCTGGAGCGCAAGGGGCGCGCCCCTACCTTGCTCTACGAGCGCGGCATTCCCGCCGAGAACCGCCAACAGGTGATCCGCCGCTACTTCTCCCGCGGCTACCTGCTCGACCCCTTCTGCCTAGCGGTGGAAGAGGGGCTGGCCGAAGGTTTCTATTCCCTGGCGGACATCGCCCCCGACGACTTCTTCAGCAGTGAGTACTACAAGGCCTATTACCTGGGGGCCGGTTCGGTGGAGGACTGCTACTTCATCCTCGATGTGGGTGAGCAGGCGAAGATCTCCATCTGCCTCTACAACGGTCTCAGCACCACCCGCTTCAGCGCGGAACAACTGGCCGTCCTGCGTGCCCTCGACCCAATCGTCCGCGAACTGGCCCACCAGTACTGGGGCAACAGCTTCGGCCCCAGCATGGCCGTGGAAGCCGCCGCGCCCGGCACATTCAACCAACAACTCCCCAGCGCCTTCCTGAGCTTCGGCCAGCAGGTGCTGACCGAGCGCGAACAGGAGGTCTGCCGCCTGCTGCTGCGCGGCCACTCGGCCAAGTCCAGCGCCCGGGTGCTGGAGATCTCGCCGGAAACCGTGCGCATGCACCGCAAGAACCTCTACACCAAGCTGGAAATAAGCTCGCAGGCCGAACTGTTCGCCCAATTCATCGACTGGCTGACCCTCTGCCAAACCGCAGCAACTGCACGCGTCCCCGAAAGCCCCCGCTTCTGA